The genomic window CCGCCTGCCCGAGCCGGCGTGCCACCAGGGCGAAGCGGTCCTCCTCCCGCCGCAGGGCGTCCTCGACGGCGGCCTCCAGTGCGGCCGGCCTCAGCACGCTGCCCAGGTCCATCAGCGTGCGCACGACCCCGGTCACCCGCAACGATTCGGCGAGCGTCGGCTCCCAGGGGTTGCTGAGCGGGTCCGGCGACGGGTCGAGGGGGCCGTACTCCCAGGGCTGGAGCTGGCTCGCACGGTGCACCTTGACTCCCCTGGGCGCCACAGCCCGGGGGCACGTCAGCGCGACCGCGCCTTCGGGCACTCCGTCCAGGCCAAAGAGGGCCCCCGCAGACTCGTGGGAGAGCACCGCGCCCGGACCACCCCAGAGCTGCGCGGCCATAAGGCTCTGTTGCCACGAGGCCGTGGACCCACCGATCCGGTACACGTTCGGGTGGACGAGCTCCCATGCCCCGGTTTCGAGGCGGTAGACGATTTGTCCGCGAGTGAAGCCGATCGTGCTCGCCTGGCGACGAGACAGAACCTGATGTTGGGCGGCCACCAGCTGCCTAAGAGCTTGCTCTCGTGACTTTGTGTCGCCCTGAACAGAAATATCATGTTCACTCATACACAAAAGAGTACTGAGGGGGTATGACAGTGGGCGACGCTTCCGGGCTGGGCAGGCTGAAGGTAACTGGACCTCAGCAAAGAGTGCAGAATGGCACAGCAGCCGGAGGCCACCCTTACCCGGTGGCCGCGAAGGTGGCCTTCATGCTCCCCAGGTGCCACCCGAAGTGGCCGATCATCACGCGGCGGATGACCGTCTCGGCGTCAAAGCCGGTCGCCTTGCCCCGGGCCAGCTCCTCGTCGGTCAGCGCGGCGATGGCCGCTGCCACCTCCTGCGTCCGCTGGGCGAGGAGGGCCAGGGTCTCGGCCTGGTCCGGGTCGGGATGGGCAGCGGCGTGTTCGGCGTTGATCGCGTCGAAGTCGGTGCGGGGGGCGTCGTCGGTGCGCACCCGGACCTCGACCATGTCCAGGCAGCGGGGAAGCCAGTCGGCGACGTGGTGGACGAGCACCCCGACCGGGCGGTTCTCGTCCTCACCCCGGACGATGTCCGGGCTGTTGACGGCCACCGTGCGCCACTGGGCGGGGGTCAGTGCGGCCGCGTACTCGGCGAAGGCGCCCGAAGTGCGGACCAGGTCGGCGGCGAGATCCGCTCCCGTTCCCATGGCGCCATCATCCCAGTGATGCGCGGCTCCCGCCGGGAGGCCCCGATCGCCGCCAGACCCAGCAGCACCACCGGGACGGCGGTGTTGGGATCGGTGGCCATGCCGGTGGCGAGCTGCCCGGCCCCCTGCCCGACCACCCAAAACAACACCGCCAGCCCGATGCCCAGCCCCACCCCGGCCAGCCGCACCTGGCCGTGGGCTGTCTGGGCCACGCCCGCAGCGCCCACCAGGGCCATGGTCAGGACGAGGGCGACGACCATCGCCGGCCCGCCGTGGCGGGCCCCCGAGGCGGCGGCATGCGTGAGGCCACCCAGCCAGCCGGTGGCGCCGCTGTCGGTGACCTGGCTGGCCAGTGTCGAGCCACTCAGCCGGCCGGGCAGGGTCTGCAGCAGCGCGGCCCCGATCCACAGCACCGCCCAGGCGGCGCCCAGCCAGGCGGCGGGGGAGTCGTCGCCATCGGGCCGGGCGGTGGGCCAGATGCCGGCGGCCAGCACGGCGTAGAGCACCGCCGCCCCGGGTGCGCCCGTCACCAGGGAGGCATGGCCCCCGGCGAGACCGCCGAGGCTCTCGCCCAGCACCCACACGCCGAGGCCCCAGGCCACCGAGCCGGCCAGGGCGGCGCGCACGGTTGGGCGCCAGAGCAGGCCGATGCCCAGCGCCAGCTGGACTGCGGCGAAGAGGGCGTTCCAGAAGGCGGGGTGCCCGGCGATGACGTGGGCGGCGAGCGTCACCCCGGCGACGAGCGCACGGGGCGAGCCGTCTGCCGCAGGGGCGATGACCTGGCGGGCGAAGCCCCGGGTGAACATGAAGGGCTGGAGCTGGAGCAGCCCGTCGAAGAGCCACAGCACGCCGAGGGCCACCTGCAGGTGGCGCCGGGTGATGTGGGGGAACCGCCACAGCTTGTTCACGGCAGGACTTCGAAGCCGACCCGGCCTGGAGATTGCCGGCCCGGCGGGGCGGCTACCGCCAGGGACCTGCCCCGCTACCAGCCGAGTTCAGCCAGGCGGGCGTCGTCGATGCCGAAGTGGTGGGCGAACTCGTGGATCACGGTACGGCGGACGATGGCGGGGATCGCCTCGGGCGAGCCGGCGACCCGCTCGATGTTGGCCTGGTAGATCGTGATCCGGTCGGGCAGCACCGCCGAGTACCAGTCCCCCCGCTGGGTGAGGGGGATGCCCTGGTACAGGCCGAGCAGGAGGGCGCCGGCCCCCACCGAGGCGCCGGCCGATTCCGGCCCGGGCAGGTCCTGGACCACCACGTCCACGTTGGAGACCCGGGCGGCCAGCTCCGGGGGCAACTCGTCGAAGGCCTGCTCCACGAGCGCCTCGAAGGCTTCCCGGGCCATGAGCGTCACATGGCCAGTCTAGGTAGGGAGCTACGGATCCTGCGGCGCAGGCACGTCGTGCTCCCAGGTGCGCCCTTTTTCTCGCTGCGTGTACTGCGGGCCGTTCATGACCGCCTGCCTCTTGGCGCCGAGGGCGCGGTCGAGGTCGGCGGCGTCCGGGACGGGCGGAGCGGCGGCGTCGCCCGGGGGTGTGGCGTCGGGGTCCTGCGGGGTTTGGCTCATGCGCGTCACCTACCCGTAACCCCGAGAGGCAAACGCGAGGCAACCGCGAGGCAGACCCGGTGACCCTCGGCTGCGGGTGCGGCCCGGTAGGATTGGGCGATCAGCAACCTGAACTGGGGGAGTGCGTGGCGACACAGGTAAAGATGCCGCAGCTCGGCGAGACCGTCGTCGAGGGCACCATCACCCGCTGGCTCAAGCGGGAAGGCGAGTCCGTCGGCGTCGATGAGCCGCTGGTCGAGGTATCGACCGACAAGGTCGACAGCGAGATCCCCTCCCCGGCCGCCGGCACCGTCGCCCGCATCCACGCCGGTGAGGGGGAAACCGTCACCGTGGGTTCGGTGATCGCCGAGATCACCGGTGCCGGGGAGTCCCTCCCGGCCAAGCCCGCCGCACCGGCGGGGGCCCCCAAGCAGATGCCCGACGTCGAGCGCAGCTCCGCCCCCGCACCCCCACCGCCTCCCCCGGCTCCGCCGGCGCCAGCCCGTGCACCGGCCGCGGCCTCAGCCCCGGCAGCCACCCCCGCGGCGACAGCCCCGGCGGCCGCCTCCGGCCCGGCATCCGACGGCGGTGACCCCCTCCGGGGGGTCCTGTCCCCGGTGGTCCGCCGGCTGGCGGCCGAGCGGGGCATCGACCTCGCCGCCGTCCGGGGAACCGGCACCGGCGGGCGCATCACGAAGCAGGACGTGCTGGCCGCCGCCGCCGCACCCCCCGCCCCTCCGGCTCCCGCCCCCCAGGTCCCAGCGGCAGCCGCGGCGGCACCCCCCGCTCTACTGGCCCAAGCCCCCGCCGAGGCCCCGACCTCGATCGTCCCGCCCGCGGGGGCCCCGGGCGAGCCCGAGCCCGCTCCGAGCTACGCCGGCGCCGCCACCGGCAGCGACGAGATCGTGCAGGTCAGCCACATGCGCAAGGCGATCGCCGAGCACATGGTGGCCTCGGCCCTCGAGACCGCCCGGGCGTGGAACACCATCGAGGTGGACATGACCCGCATCGGCAAGCTGCGGGCGCAGGCCGGTCCGGTCTTCAAGGAGCGCGAGGGGTTCTCGCTCACCTGGATGCCCTTCGTCTGCAAGGCCATCACCCAGGCGCTGCTCAAGTACCCCGAGGTCAACGCCACCTGGAACGGCGACGGCACCATCACCCGCAAGCACTACGTCAACCTGGGCATCGCGGTGGCGCTGGCGAACGGGCTCATCGTCCCGGTCATAAAAAACGCCGACGGGATGAACCTGGTGGGCATCGCCCGGTCGATCCGGGACCTGGCGGAGCGGGCCCGGGGCAAGCGCCTGGTGCCCGACGACGTCCAGGGTGGCACATTCACCATCACCAACCCGGGGCCGTTCGGCTCGATCATGTCGGTGCCGGTCATCAACCGGGGCCAAGCGGGCATCCTGGCGATGGACGCCGTCACCAAGCGCCCGGTGGTGATCACCGACGCCCAGGGCAACGACGCCATCGCCATCCGCCAGATGGTGTTCCTGTCCATCGCCTGGGACCACCGGGTCATCGACGGCGCCGAGGCGGCCCGGTACCTCGCCGAGTTGAAGTCCCTGCTGGAAAACGAGGACTTCTCGACCGACCTGAGCGCCTACCTTTCCGGAGCCCGCTGACGGTGCGCGTCCAGCCCCGCCCGGACACCTCCCGCACGCTTCGGGTGGTGGAGCCGGGCCTCGTGCCCTACGCCGCCGCACTCGAGTGGCAGGGCGAGCTGCACCGGCGGCGGGTGGCGGGGGAGATCGACGACGTCGTCCTCCTGCTGGAGCATCCCCACGTCTACACCCTCGGGCGCCGGTTCGCCCCGGAGCACCTGCTGGCCGACCCGACCGCACTCGCCGCCCGGGGCATCGAGCTCTACGAGGCCGACCGGGGCGGGAGCATCACCTACCACGGCCCGGGTCAGCTGGTCGGGTACCCGATCCTCGCCCTCGAGCCGCCTGCCGACGCCATCGCCTACCTGCGCAGCCTGGAGGAGGTGCTGATCCGGGTGTGCGCCGACTTCTCGGTGGCTGCCGGGCGGCGGGAGGGGATGACCGGCGTCTGGGTGGAGGAGCAGAAACTGGCCTCCATCGGGGTCAATGTCACCCGGGGGGTCACCAAGCACGGCTTCGCCCTGAATGTCGCCCCCGACCTGGCCTTTTTCGGCGGGATGGTGCCGTGCGGGTTGCCGGTCGAGGTGACGTCGCTGGAACGGCTGCTGGGCACGGCGCCGGAACCCGGGCGGGTGGTGGCGTCGGTGGTCCGGCACCTCGGCGGGGTACTGCGCAAGCGCCCCGAGCGGGTGGCGGACGCTGGTTTACTTGGGGTTACAATGCGCCCCGAGGCCGCCGTCCTGCCGTTCCCCCGGCCCGGCGGGCCGCTGCCCGATCGGGAGGGATACTCGTCTAATGGTTGATCTATGAGCCGTGCCGAGCAGACCCGCATGCGCCACGAGGCCCTCGGGCTGACGAACGCGCAGGCCCTGGAGATGCACCGTTTCATGCTGGCGGCCCGGATGCTCGACGAGCGTTCGTGGGCGCTCAACCGCCAGGGCAAGGCGCCCTTCGTTGTGAGCTCGGCCGGGCACGAGGCCTGCCAGGTGGGCACCGCCTACAGCCTCATGCGGGGCTCGGACTACTTCGTGCCGTACTACCGCGACCTCGCGGTCGTGATGGTGGCCGGCCTCACCGCCCGGGACGTCCTGCTGGGCGTCTACGCCCGGGCCGAGGACCCGTGCAACGGCGGGCGCCAGATGCCGTCGCACTGGGGCTGCCACCGGCTGGGGATCATCAGCGGGTCGTCGCCGATCGCCACCCAGATACCCCACGCCGCCGGGTTGGCCTATGCCATCAAGTACCGCCGGGAGGCCGGTGTGGTGATGTGCTGGTTCGGCGAGGGCGCCACGTCAGAGGGCGACTGGCACGAGGCCCTGAACTTCGCCGGCATCCACCGCCTGCCCGTGGTGTTCGTGTGCGAGAACAACAAGTACGCCATCAGCGTCCCGCAGTCCAAGCAGATGGCGGTGGCCACCGTGGCGGAGCGGGCGACCGCCTACGGCTTCGAGGGCCACCACGTGGACGGCAACGATGTGCTGGCGTGCTACGAGGCGGCCAAGACGGCGGTGGACAAGGCCCGCAACGGTGGGGGGCCGACACTGATCGAGTGCACCACCTACCGCTATGCCCCCCACACCTCGGACGATGACGACCGCACCTACCGTACCCGGGAGGAGGTCAAGGAGGCCCGCCGCCATGACCCGGTGCACCGCTTCCAGGCCTACCTGAAGCAGCACAACCTGATCGACAGCGCCGAGCTCGAGCGCGTAACCGAGGCGATCAAAGCCGACCTCGCCGAGGCCGTGGAGTACGTCGAGCAGGCGCCGTACCCGGCTGTCGACGATGCCCTGCGGCACGTCTTCTACGAGCGCTGACGGCAAATACGCCGAGTAAAGGGACGACGATGCCGGTCAAGAACCTGATCAACACCATCCACGACACCATGTGGGATCTCATGGCCAACGACGAGCGGGTCGTGGTCCTGGGCGAGGACGTCGGCCAGCGGGGCGGCGTCTTCCTGGCCACCAAGGGATTCCTGGACAAGTTCGGCGAGGAGCGGGTGATCGACACGCCGCTGGCCGAGTGCTCGATTGTCGGCCACGGCATCGGGATGGCCCTGGGCGGGCTGCTGCCGATCTGCGAGATCCAGTTCGCCGACTTCATCCACCCGGCCTTCAACCAGATCGTCCAGGAGGCGGCCCGCCTGCGCTACCGCAGCAACGGCGACTTCGGGTGCCCCATCGTCATCCGGGCGCCGTACGGCGCCGGGGTCCACGGCGGGCTGTACCACTCGCAGTCGGTGGAGGCGCTGTTCGCCCACGTGCCCGGGCTGAAGATCGTCCTGCCCTCCACGCCCTACGACGCCAAGGGCCTGCTGCGGGCCGCGCTCTACGACCCCGACCCGGTCCTCTACTTCGAGCACAAGAAGTGCTACCGGGGCGTGACCGGGGAGGTGCCCGACGAGGACTACGAGGTGCCCATCGGCACGGCGGCGGTCAAGCGGGAGGGCGATGTGCTCACCGTGATCGCCTACGGGCTCATGCTGCACCACTGCATGGACGCCGCCGACCGCCTCGCTGCCGAGGAGAGCATCAACGTCGAGGTCATCGACCCCCGCAGCGTGGCGCCCATGGACTGGGAGTGCCTCCTGGGCTCGGTCGCCAAGACCTCCAAGGCGATGATCGTCATCGAGGACAACCGTACGCTTGGCGTGGGGGCCGAGATCAGCGCCCGCATCGGCGAGGAGCTGTTCTACGACCTCGACGCCCCGGTGGTGCGCATCGGTGGGCCGGACATCCCGGCGACGCCGTACTGCAAGGTGCTGGAGGACTTCTTTCTCCCGACCCCCGGGCAGATCTACGACGCCATGCTGGAGTTGGCCCGCTATTGAGCTCCACCATCTTTCTGGGGGCGTCGATCCCCACCCGGGCCGCCCTGGGTGACGACGTCCCCCGGCGCCCTCCCCGCCCCCCATGGGTGCGCAACCGGCTGCGGACCGGACCGAACTACACCGAGCTGAAGGGCCTGGTGCGGGGCCTCGAGCTGCACACGGTGTGCGAGGAGGCGTCGTGCCCCAACGTCTACGAGTGCTGGGAGGCCAAGGAGGCGACGTTCCTCATCCTGGGCAAGACCTGCACCCGGCGGTGCGGCTTCTGCGACATCGCCACCGGGAAGCCCGGCCCCCTGGACCCCGAGGAGCCCGTCCGGGTGGCCTCGGCGGTCGCCGCCATGGGGCTGCGGTTCGCCGTCGTGACCGGGGTCGAGCGGGACGACCACCCGCCCATGGCGCAGGCGCAGTTGTGGGCGGCCACGATCCGGGCGATCCGGGCTGCGGTCCCGGGGTGCAGGGTGGAGGTGCTGACCGGCGACCTGAAGGGCGATCCGGGGGCGATCGGCGAGGTGCTGGCGGCCGGGCCCGACGTATTCGCCCACAACCTGGAGACCACCCGGCGCCTGCACCGCAGCGTGCGGCCCGGGTTCCGCTACGACCGGTCGCTGGCCGTCCTGCGGATGGCCAAGGAGGTGGCGCCCCGGACCCCGACCAAGTCCAACCTCATCGTGGGGATGGGGGAGACCTCCGAGGAGGTCGTGGCCACGCTGGGGGACCTGCGCGAGGCCGGGGTGGACATCATGACGATCGGGCAGTACCTCGCCCCGTCGGTGGACCACCACCTGCCGGTGCACCGCTGGGTCCACCCCGACGAGTTCGCCGAGTACCGCCGCATCGGCGAGGAGCTGGGCTTCGCCTGGGTGGAGGCCGGGCCGCTGGTGCGCTCCTCGTACCACGCCGGCAAGCAGTACCGGGCGGCGGCGGCCCGGCTGGCGGCGGCCCTGTAGCTCACCGGCCGGACCACCGGAGGTTTTTCGCGGCTTGACTCGGCCCTCAGCCCGGGTGCTACAGTGCCTCTCGGCGATGTGAGGGATTTGGGGCGCTCAATGGACGCGATCCAGCGGGACCTTGAGGACGTTGCTGCGGCGATCCGGGCCGAACTCCGTCTCGAGGCCGAGGAGGCCGAGCGGGAGGCGGCGGTGTCGGCCGGCATGCGGCGCACCCTCGCCGAGGTGGCCGCCGAGCTCATGGCCCACGGCGACACCGTTGCCGTCGAGGTGGGCGGGCAGACCTTCACGGGCACCATCGCCGGTGTGGGCGCCGACCTCGTCACCATCGACATCGCCGGCACCCGGGCCGACGTGGCGCTGGCTGCCGTGGGCCGGCTCCGGGTGGTGCGCCGGGCCCGATCGGGCGGGACCCGCCGGGCTCCGGGTGAGGCGCCCAGCCTCCGGGCCCGCCTGCTGGAGCTCCAACTGGGGGGAGCGCTGGTGGAGGTGGGCACCGCCGGGCCGGGGGCGGTGGGGGATGCGGTGACCGGCCGGGTGACGGTGGTCGGCCCCGATCACGTGGCCCTGGGAAGCGGGCCGGACGCGGACTGGTTCGTCCCGATGACCGCCGTGGCGTACATCAGGACCGTGCTATGACCGAGTTGCTATGAGGGTGCTATGAGGGTGCTATGAGGGCTGGCCGACCTCTTCTTCCTCGAGTTCCTCCTCGTTGGAGGCGCTGGGCAGGCCCTTCAGCCACACGAGGATCTCGTCCCGCAGGAAGCGGTACTTGCGGGTCCCGGGAACCCGGTGGCAGGGGATCAGGCCAGCGTTGGCCCACTTTCGGACCTGGTTTGCGTCGGTCAGGAGCATCTCAGCCACCAGCGGGACATCCATGACCAAGGGATAGTCCTCGGCCTTCGCCCGAGTGTGGAGATCATTAGACTGCACAGACATTTCCACCTACCTCCTATCGAACTCAGAGTACCAATGGATTCTGTAGACCCCTGTACCTTAGGAGAACGAGCATCTAAAATGCTAGCCCGCCGGGTTTCGATGTGCAAGGACTGTCTTAGGGAAAACGCCATCGATGGCACGCACTGAGCGTCGTGAAGTGGGCACAACGCCCAGCGTTCCGGGCGTTTCGACGGGAAACCCGGCCCCCGGAGCGCCGCCGATCGCGCCCAAGCCGGTCCGATCTCGGCTGTCGGGTGGCCATCTCGTCATGATTGTCGCCGGCCTGCTCGCCGCCCTGCTCACCTACTCGGTGCTGCGCGAGGCGAGTGGCACGACCACCGCCATCCTGGTGGCGGCCCGTGCCATCCGGGCGGGCGACACCGTGCAGGCGCCCTCGTTCACCCACGCCACAGTGAAGGGATCGGCCGCGGGTCTCGGGCTCCTGGGTCCGTCGGACATCGCATCGCTGTCCGGCGAGGTGGCCACGGTCGGCATCGCCGCCGGGCAGGCGATCGAGCGCCAGGACTTCCAGGCCCGGACGCCGGCGCCGCCCAGCATGGCCATCCCGATCGCGCTGCAGAGCATCCCGGGCGGCGTGGCGGGGGTCCCGGCCGGGGACCTGGTCGACGTCCTCGGGACGGCGGCGAACGGCACCCCCCAGGCGGTGCCCGGCCTCCGGGTGGTGACCGCCCCGCAGGCGCCGTCGTCCAAGGACCTGGCGGCCGGCAACGACACGGTGGACATCGTGGTGGCGGTGCCCACCACGGCCACGGCCTCGTCGCTGTCCATGGTGCTGACCTCGGGCAAGTACTCCATCCGGGTCTCGCCCCCCGGCACCCAGTCCGGCGACCAACCCGGCGACCAGCCCGGCTCTCCTTGACCGAGCCCGAACTCGCCGTCGTCTACTCGCCCCGGGAGTGGGCGAACCGCGTGGTGCGCCACGTCACCGATCATGGCGGCGGCCGGGTGCGGCTGCGGGTGGTGGACGGCCGGGTGGCCCTCGAGGAGGACTTCGACATCCTGGTGGCCGAAGATGTCACGTCGTTCCTGACCGGGCGTTTCGTCACCGAACTCCACCGGCGAGGCCGGGCCGTGCTGGGCGTCTACGACCCCGAGGAGCCGGCCGGCAAGGAGCGCCTCCTGGATCTCGGCGTGGACGACCTCATCGAATCGAGCGCCCCCGCCGAAGACTTCGTGCGCAAGCTGGCGTTGATCCTCCCCGAGCGCCCCTCCCCGCCCCGGCGACCGCTGGTGCCGGCGCACGGCGTCGACGCCGAGCTGGCTTCGATTGCCGCCGGGATGCGGGCACCCGCCTCGGTGCCCCGGCCCCGGGGCTGGCAGTGGGCGGTGGGCGGCCCGCCGGGTGGGTGCGGGGCGAGCGAGGTCGCCGTCGAGCTGGCACGCCACCTCCGCTCGCGGAGCGGGCCCGCCGTGCTGGTGGATGGCCAGGACATCTCGCCGTCGCTCGCCCAGCGCCTCGGGCAGCAGCCGATCCCCAACATCCGCACGGCCATCGACGCCGTCCTGCACGGATCGGGCGAGCTGGCGGGTGCTCTCCTGCCGGTGGCGGCCGGGGGCTTCGCCCTGCTGGCCGGGCTGACCAACCCGGCTGACTGGGGCCAGATCCGGGCGCAGGACGCCGCCGACGTCGTCCAGGAGCTGCGCAGCCAGTGTGCCCACGTCGTGGTGAACGTCGGGCCGATCCTCGAGGACCTGCCCGCCGCCGGCGGCCCGGACCGCTATGGCCTGACCCGGGCCCTGACCGCCTCGGCCGACGTCATCATCGGGGTCGGGTTGCCCACGCCGGTGGGGGTTGCCCGCCTCATCGGGTGGGTCGCCGAGGTGGCCACGCTGGCGCCCGGCCGACCGATCCACCTGGTGGTCAACCGGGCGCCGGCCAACCGCTTCATCCGGGCCGAGGTCGAGGCCGAGATCCGGCGCACCTACGCCCCCGCCTCGGTGCACTTCCTGCCCTACGACGAGGCGGTGGAGAAGGCGGCGTGGCGGGGGGAACTGGTGGCCCCCGGGCCGTTCTCCCGGGCGGTCGGCGATCTGGTGGAGGCGACCGGGGCAGCGGCAACCCCGGCGGCTGCGGCCCCCCGCCCCCGGCGGCACCGGGTGGCCCGAGGCTCCTGACCACCGGCCCGGGCACCTGACGCTCAGCCGGTTCCCAGATCCCCGACGTGCCCGGGTGGCATAGAGTGGCCGCCGCATGAAGGCGCTCAACCAGAGCCTTGACCGCGTGCATCTCCGGGTGGTCGTCGTCGGGCTGGTGTTCCTCGCACTGGTCGTCGCCCTGGTCCTGCGGCTGTGGTCCCTCCAGGTCCTGGCGGCCGACACCTACGCCAAGAAGGCGGTGGCCAACATCGCCCGGTCGGTGCCGGTCCTCGCCGCACGGGGCAGCATCCTCGACCGCAACGGCCAGGTGCTGGCCGACAACCGGCCGTCGTCGGTGGTCTCCGTGGACCGCAGCCAGTTCGAGGTCCCCGATGCCAAGGTCAAGGGCCAGGAGGACCTGACCGCCCAGGGTCAGATGACGCTGATCCGGCTGTCGGACGTGCTGCAGACGCCCACCTCGACGCTGGTGGCCGAGATGAACAGCCCCCAGGCGCTGCCCTACACCGACGTCCCGATTGCCACCGACGTCCCCCAGGACCAGGTGGCGTTCATCGTGGAGCACCAGCCGCAGGGGGACAACTGGTTTCCCGGAGTGTTCGCCGGTATCGAACCTCTGCGGGATTATCCGAATGGGCCGGTCGGCGCCAACATGCTGGGCTACATCGGCCCGATCAACTCGACGGAGACCGCCAGCCCCAAGTACGCCGGCGATGCCGGCAACTCCAGCGTGGGCCGCAGTGGCCTGGAGCAGGAGTACGAGCAGTACCTGCACGGCACCGACGGGAGGACCCTGGAGGAGGTCAACGCCCAGGGCGACCCCCAGGGCCAGCTCAGCGTCAAGCCGCCGGTCAATGGCGACAACCTGGTGACCAGCATCGACCTCAATGTGCAGAACCTCGTCGAGCAGTCGCTCACCGCCGGCATCGCCCAGGCGCAGACCGAGGTCGACCCCACCACTGGCAAGAAGTACCCGGCGGTGGCCGGTGGGGCCGTGGTGATGGACCCGCACAGCGGCCAGATCCTGGCGATGGCCTCCTATCCCTCCTTCGACCCCAACGAATGGGTCGGCGGGATCTCGGAAGCCAACTACCTGGCCCTCAGCCAGCCCCCCTACCCGTTGATCAACCGGATCACCCAGGCCGCCTTCGCCCCGGGGTCGACGTTCAAGATCGTGCCCGCGGCTGCAGCCCTGGGTACCGGGATGGCCAATGGAAGCGGGTTCTATGCCTGCCCCTCGCAGGTGACCCTGGACAAGCAGCTGTTCAAGAACTTCGAACCGACGGACGGGAGCAGCATCTCGCTCGCCCAGGCGCTGGTCCAGAGCTGCGACACCGTGTTCTACAACTTCGGCCAGCAGTTCTATGACCGTTTCGTCAACAACCAGGGCGAGGTGCTCCAGCAGTACGCCCGGGACTTTGGCTACGGCAAGCGCACCGGTGTGGATATCCCCTACGAGGCGCCCGGACTGGTCCCGGACAACACCTGGCTGCAAACCGTCCACAAGCAGTACCCGCAGGCCTATCCATACAACATCTGGCTGCCTGGCTACACCATCCAGATGGCCATCGGGCAGGGCGACGTGCTGGCGACGCCGCTGCAGGTGGCCAGCGCCTATGCCGCCATCGCCAACGGGGGCACGCTGTACCAGCCCGAGGTCGGCCTGCGGATCACGAAGGGCGACCAGGTCATCAAGCAGGTGGAGCCGGTGGTCAAGGGGCACCTGCCGATCTCGGGGGCCGATCTGGCCCTGATCCAGCAGGGCCTGCAGGGCGTGGTCATGAGCTCGTCGGGCACCGCCAGCCAGGCCTTCAGCGGGTTCCCGCTCAGCCAGATCCCGGTGTCGGGCAAGACCGGCACCGCCGAGGTGGGCCTCACCCCGGGCATCACCGCCCCCTTCGCATGGTTCGTGAGCTACGCCCCGTCCACCAACCCGCAGTACGTGGTGTGCGTGATGCTGGAGCAGGGCGGGTTCGGGGCGCAGACCGCCGCCCCGATCGCACGGCACATCCTGGAGGGCCTGAACAACCTGCCGCTGACCGGCATCGGCCAGGGGGCGGGCATCACGGGGTAGGCCCCAGCCGCGCTGGGGGACGCGAGCGTTTCCTGCGAGTTTGACCGCCGAAATGGCGGCGAATCTCGCACGTAACGTGTGGAACCGGCGCCGGGACCCTAGCCGCGCGGTGGAGTTTTCGCGAGGCTGACTGCTACCTGGGGCCTTTGCTCGATACGGAGGGCATGTGTATGATGCCCGCGGTACAGAGCACTCCAGCGCATCTCACTGCTATGGAGCCCGCTGCAGACCCGTGCGGGATCGCGGGGTAGGAGCGGGCGGAGCCGTCCAAATGCCGCCATCGCCCGACGCCTACACCTCGATCCGGCGGGCCGTCCTGGAGGCCATCGAGGAGAGCCGGCTCGACCCGCACAACGGGGGCTCGGCCGCCGTCCGGGAGCTGGTGGTCCGGGCGGTGGACGGCTACCAGCGCACCGCCCACGCCGGTGGGGGCATCGCCCTGGCCGACCCGGCGTCGATGGTGGAGCGGGTCACCGAGGCGGTGT from Actinomycetota bacterium includes these protein-coding regions:
- the lipA gene encoding lipoyl synthase; amino-acid sequence: MSSTIFLGASIPTRAALGDDVPRRPPRPPWVRNRLRTGPNYTELKGLVRGLELHTVCEEASCPNVYECWEAKEATFLILGKTCTRRCGFCDIATGKPGPLDPEEPVRVASAVAAMGLRFAVVTGVERDDHPPMAQAQLWAATIRAIRAAVPGCRVEVLTGDLKGDPGAIGEVLAAGPDVFAHNLETTRRLHRSVRPGFRYDRSLAVLRMAKEVAPRTPTKSNLIVGMGETSEEVVATLGDLREAGVDIMTIGQYLAPSVDHHLPVHRWVHPDEFAEYRRIGEELGFAWVEAGPLVRSSYHAGKQYRAAAARLAAAL
- a CDS encoding helix-turn-helix domain-containing protein, whose protein sequence is MSVQSNDLHTRAKAEDYPLVMDVPLVAEMLLTDANQVRKWANAGLIPCHRVPGTRKYRFLRDEILVWLKGLPSASNEEELEEEEVGQPS
- the mrdA gene encoding penicillin-binding protein 2, which produces MKALNQSLDRVHLRVVVVGLVFLALVVALVLRLWSLQVLAADTYAKKAVANIARSVPVLAARGSILDRNGQVLADNRPSSVVSVDRSQFEVPDAKVKGQEDLTAQGQMTLIRLSDVLQTPTSTLVAEMNSPQALPYTDVPIATDVPQDQVAFIVEHQPQGDNWFPGVFAGIEPLRDYPNGPVGANMLGYIGPINSTETASPKYAGDAGNSSVGRSGLEQEYEQYLHGTDGRTLEEVNAQGDPQGQLSVKPPVNGDNLVTSIDLNVQNLVEQSLTAGIAQAQTEVDPTTGKKYPAVAGGAVVMDPHSGQILAMASYPSFDPNEWVGGISEANYLALSQPPYPLINRITQAAFAPGSTFKIVPAAAALGTGMANGSGFYACPSQVTLDKQLFKNFEPTDGSSISLAQALVQSCDTVFYNFGQQFYDRFVNNQGEVLQQYARDFGYGKRTGVDIPYEAPGLVPDNTWLQTVHKQYPQAYPYNIWLPGYTIQMAIGQGDVLATPLQVASAYAAIANGGTLYQPEVGLRITKGDQVIKQVEPVVKGHLPISGADLALIQQGLQGVVMSSSGTASQAFSGFPLSQIPVSGKTGTAEVGLTPGITAPFAWFVSYAPSTNPQYVVCVMLEQGGFGAQTAAPIARHILEGLNNLPLTGIGQGAGITG